The following coding sequences lie in one Drosophila sulfurigaster albostrigata strain 15112-1811.04 chromosome 2R, ASM2355843v2, whole genome shotgun sequence genomic window:
- the LOC133835559 gene encoding atlastin codes for MERTATPTSRTMGGSAVQVINASEEHTFVLNEDALSEVLMRDEVKDRYVCVVSVAGAFRKGKSFLLDFFLRYMYSKYVRHDVADWLGDESEPLSGFSWRGGSERDTTGILMWSDIFLHDYPNGDKIAIILLDTQGAFDSQSTVRDCATVFALSTMLSSVQIYNLSQNIQEDDLQHLQLFTEYGRLALADTGKKPFQRLQFLVRDWSFPYEAEYGAFGGDKILKRRLEVSDKQHPELQSLRRHISSCFTEVACFLMPHPGLNVATNPQFDGQLRDITPEFKNSLRTLVPMLLAPDNLVYKEISGQRVRARDLIQYFQSYMNIYKGNELPEPKSMLVATAEANHLTAVAAAKELYNQLMEEVCGGTRPYLSTAHLETEHLRVKDKALFQFAAKRKMGGEEFTEKFRQQLDTDLEEVFVNYRAHNESKNIFKAARTPAVYFACAVIMYIISGIFGLVGLYTFANFCNLVMGVALLTLALWAYIRYSGELSDFGGKLDEFATLMWENFMRPIYQGCMEKGIQHVATHAAEAAVGGGSTTRSSALNGKTKRS; via the exons ATGGAGAGGACAGCGACACCGACATCAAGAACAATGGGCGGCTCGGCCGTACAGGTAATCAATGCATCTGAGGAGCATACATTTGTGCTCAACGAAGATGCTCTAAGTGAGGTACTGATGCGGGACGAGGTGAAGGATCGATATGTCTGCGTCGTCTCCGTAGCGGGTGCGTTTCGCAAAGGGAAGAGCTTTCTGCTCGACTTCTTTCTACGTTACATGTACTCGAAG TATGTGCGGCATGATGTAGCGGACTGGCTTGGCGATGAATCGGAGCCACTCTCTGGGTTTTCATGGCGCGGAGGCTCCGAGCGTGATACTACGGGCATTTTAATGTGGTCTGACATATTCCTGCACGATTATCCCAATGGTGACAAGATCGCTATCATACTGCTGGATACACAGGGTGCCTTTGATAGCCAGAGCACGGTTCGCGATTGTGCCACGGTATTTGCACTGAGCACGATGCTGTCCTCGGTGCAAATCTACAATCTGTCACAGAACATACAAGAGGATGATTTGCAGCATCTGCAACTTTTTACTGAATACGGCCGCCTGGCGCTCGCCGACACTGGCAAGAAGCCATTCCAGCGACTGCAGTTTCTGGTGCGCGATTGGAGTTTTCCATACGAAGCAGAGTATGGCGCTTTCGGAGGCGATAAGATACTGAAACGTCGATTAGAGGTGTCGGACAAACAGCATCCAGAATTGCAATCATTGCGTCGTCACATTTCATCGTGCTTCACGGAAGTGGCGTGCTTCTTGATGCCACATCCAGGTCTCAATGTTGCCACAAACCCACAGTTTGATGGACAGCTAAGAGATATTACGCCCGAATTTAAGAACAGCCTACGCACATTGGTACCCATGTTATTGGCGCCGGACAATTTGGTCTACAAAGAGATCAGTGGGCAACGAGTGAGAGCGCGTGATCTCATTCAGTACTTCCAGTCGTATATGAACATATACAAAGGTAATGAATTGCCGGAGCCAAAGAGCATGCTGGTAGCCACTGCCGAGGCCAATCATTTAACTGCAGTTGCAGCCGCCAAGGAGCTGTACAATCAACTCATGGAGGAAGTCTGCGGCGGCACTCGACCGTACTTAAGTACCGCACATCTGGAGACGGAGCATTTGCGCGTTAAGGACAAGGCACTGTTTCAATTTGCTGCGAAACGCAAAATGGGTGGTGAAGAATTCACGGAGAAATTCCGTCAGCAACTGGACACTGATCTTGAGGAGGTCTTCGTCAATTATCGAGCCCACaatgaaagtaaaaatattttcaaggCAGCGCGCACCCCGGCCGTCTACTTTGCGTGTGCTGTCATCATGTATATAATCAGTGGCATATTCGGACTGGTGGGACTTTACACGTTTGCCAATTTCTGCAACCTGGTCATGGGTGTAGCCCTGTTAACCCTTGCTCTCTGGGCTTACATTAG GTACAGCGGAGAGCTCAGCGACTTTGGAGGCAAACTGGATGAGTTCGCAACACTAATGTGGGAAAAT TTCATGAGACCTATCTATCAGGGTTGTATGGAAAAGGGAATACAGCATGTGGCCACGCATGCGGCGGAGGCTGCTGTTGGTGGCGGCAGCACTACACGCTCTTCGGCGCTAAATGGAAAGACGAAGCGTTCATGA
- the LOC133835557 gene encoding putative inactive tyrosine-protein kinase Wsck: protein MQDGHRPIVSWYRRQASACIVAMALLLCCCCVPVSIQQQLEILASKEPVYYYVGCYTARTDLLKESVYAKTPQTCIEICEHQDHRYAVLAAEKCFCANQLEAREKQDDQLCHTRCMANKAQYCGGVGVHSYYSTTVLRQPAPHHLRVVNSTENSLSLAWDAYDARKVLQAGGAEDPLMPQQHILNFRVKCHILETYSILPPFQQPEFIVQSSETGLELTDLQPATLYNVSVLALCAVPRQQQEQECGHATLLARTEVGLPSPVPKQPKVLARTPSTITVELTPVQNNNGPVSKLLFIVEFVDDALSQPFDTQLLGSWQEAQQNGVPYYIAAELDYDRPEDNRTMHFVIGDGKRYGRYRNVPLDQLTRDTALERKPHVHISLGVVSTLQNSTKILYTRSTHEQHASSLDDFSYATFEKGQSSVVALAVTCIIFGSCLILSLITYFYLRYKTCHGQGLISSRRRNAHEMTTQQTPIIERENNGYLMEDDVLPASLESFKQQLQQLVDGLERQPRNALRLNVNDVIGSGRYGEIISGRLTSTETVPKECALHVLSMDDLNDSQTQAHLLRELRQLKKLKQQRNELLQDFYGISSSADWFYFIFELHRVSLKRRLIESRQVAPAPHLTSLTEQLVLQWMYELSSALSYLGSCQVIHRQLSGYSVYVNDDCKLKLSYFGPPHYVNGNGQQLDPCRWLAPEVLRHGQSHATVKSDVWSFACVAWECCALGGTPYANIPNSQQLLDAIRAGVRPAQPVYVYADLYQLLLNCWQLEPSERIGFEDVSFGVRQLMTSARHALCFDRLSSDTLDTLPLYLPMLETQI, encoded by the exons ATGCAGGATGGACACCGCCCAATTGTCAGCTGGTATAGACGCCAAGCATCCGCATGTATCGTGGCAATGGCTTTGCTGctatgctgctgttgtgttccCGTGTCcattcaacaacaattggaaATTCTGGCGTCGAAGGAACCAGTTTACTACTATGTTGGCTGCTACACGGCGAGAACGGACCTGCTGAAGGAGTCGGTGTACGCGAAGACGCCTCAAACGTGCATCGAGATCTGCGAGCATCAGGATCACAGGTACGCCGTCCTCGCGGCCGAGAAGTGCTTTTGTGCCAATCAGCTAGAGGCGCGTGAGAAGCAGGATGACCAGCTGTGTCACACTAGATGCATGGCCAATAAGGCGCAGTACTGTGGCGGCGTTGGAGTACATTCGTACTACTCGACAACGGTGCTGCGGCAACCGGCGCCACATCATCTGCGTGTGGTCAACAGCACGGAGAACAGTTTGAGTCTGGCGTGGGATGCATACGATGCAAGAAAAGTGCTACAAGCTGGCGGCGCAGAGGATCCTCTTATGCCGCAGCAGCATATCCTGAACTTTCGTGTCAAGTGCCATATCTTGGAGACGTATTCAATTCTGCCGCCGTTCCAGCAACCGGAGTTCATTGTGCAGAGCAGTGAAACGGGACTCGAATTAACCGATCTTCAACCAGCCACGCTCTACAACGTTAGCGTGCTGGCCTTATGTGCGGTACcaaggcagcagcaggagcaagaATGCGGTCATGCCACACTCTTGGCCAGAACCGAGGTCGGTCTGCCCAGCCCGGTTCCCAAGCAGCCCAAAGTTCTAGCACGCACTCCGAGCACCATCACTGTGGAACTGACCCCTGTGCAAAATAACAACGGGCCCGTATCCAAGCTGCTCTTCATTGTAGAGTTTGTGGATGACGCCCTTAGCCAACCCTTCGATACACAGCTACTTGGTAGCTGGCAGGAGGCACAACAGAATGGCGTGCCATATTACATAGCCGCCGAGCTGGACTACGATCGTCCTGAAGATAATCGCACCATGCATTTTGTCATTGGAGATGGTAAACGTTACGGTCGATATCGTAATGTGCCGCTGGACCAACTCACCAGGGACACAGCATTGGAACGGAAGCCTCATGTGCACATCAGCTTGGGCGtg GTGAGCACACTGCAGAACAGCACCAAAATACTGTATACACGAAGCACACATGAACAGCACGCCAGTTCCTTGGACGACTTTAGTTATGCCACATTCGAAAAAGGGCAATCTTCGGTTGTCGCATTGGCTGTCACATGTATCATCTTTGGCAGCTGTTTGATTCTAAGCCTTATCACGTATTTCTACCTACGATACAAAACGTGTCATGGCCAAGGATTGATAAGCTCTAGACGACGTAATGCTCACGAGATGACTACACAACAGACTCCCATTATCGAGCGGGAGAATAACGGTTATCTAATGGAGGACGACGTATTGCCCGCGTCGTTGGAAAGCTTtaagcaacagctacagcaattGGTCGATGGCCTTGAACGGCAGCCAAGGAATGCTCTGAGACTCAACGTCAACGATGTCATTGGGTCTGGACGCTACGGTGAGATCATCAGTGGCAGGCTCACTTCGACTGAAACTGTGCCCAAAGAGTGTGCACTCCATGTGCTATCAATGGATGATCTGAACGATTCTCAGACACAGGCGCATCTGCTGCGAGAACTACGCCAGCTGAAAAAGCTGAAGCAGCAACGTAACGAGTTGCTTCAAGATTTCTATGGCATCTCTTCAAGTGCAGATTGGTTCTATTTTATCTTCGAGCTGCACCGCGTGAGTCTTAAGCGACGCCTAATCGAAAGTCGACAGGTGGCGCCTGCCCCCCATCTGACCTCACTCACAGAGCAACTGGTCCTGCAGTGGATGTATGAACTGTCTAGTGCCTTATCGTACTTGGGCAGCTGCCAGGTGATCCACCGTCAGCTCTCCGGCTACAGCGTATATGTCAATGATGATTGCAAACTGAAGTTAAGCTACTTTGGACCTCCACACTATGTGAATGGGAATGGCCAGCAGTTGGATCCATGTCGCTGGCTTGCGCCGGAAGTGCTTCGTCATGGACAGAGCCATGCCACGGTCAAGTCGGATGTGTGGTCTTTCGCCTGCGTCGCCTGGGAGTGCTGTGCTTTAGGTGGCACGCCTTACGCTAACATTCCCAATAGTCAGCAACTCCTCGACGCCATCCGGGCCGGAGTGCGTCCGGCTCAGCCTGTTTACGTCTATGCCGATCTTTaccagctgctgctcaacTGCTGGCAGCTGGAGCCGAGCGAGCGCATTGGATTTGAGGATGTGTCTTTCGGTGTGCGGCAGCTGATGACTTCGGCTCGTCATGCGCTCTGTTTTGATCGGTTATCTTCGGACACTTTGGACACATTGCCGCTTTATCTGCCAATGCTTGAGACGCAGATTTAG